One window of the Anaerobranca californiensis DSM 14826 genome contains the following:
- the ptsP gene encoding phosphoenolpyruvate--protein phosphotransferase codes for MLYGIGASKGIAMAPVLLLKEEELVIPEKSVEDLEGEIQRFKEAIEKSKTQLEKVKDLAEQKMGKDKAEIFAAHLLVLADPELINNVENGIKSEKKNAEFILDKTVKTFVQIFESMDNEYMKERAADIKDVGTRVLKNLMGIEMVNISKLDNEVIIVAHDLAPSDTAQMDKEKVLGFVTDIGGRTSHTAIMARSLEIPAVVGLGDITLKVKNGDYLIIDGDKGHVLINPDEETIEKYRQEKQRYEEYRARLLQLKDLPTKTKDGKQVELAANIGTPKDLAGVIKNGGEGIGLYRTEFLYMDRTSLPTEEEQFEAYKTVLEGMEGKPVVIRTLDIGGDKEIPYLNLPKEMNPFLGYRALRICLDKKEIFKTQLRALLRASVYGNLKIMYPMVSALEEVRQANEVLEEVKRELDNEGIPYSKNFEVGIMIEIPTAALISDILAKEVDFFSIGTNDLIQYSTAVDRMNQTIAHLYSPYHPGVLRMIKMVIDNGHKEGIWVGMCGEAAGELPLIPLFLGMGLDEFSMSATSILPARELISKLTLDQVKEIAEKALSLSTAAEIEQYLKSIVE; via the coding sequence ATGCTTTATGGAATAGGAGCTTCTAAAGGAATTGCCATGGCTCCTGTCCTCTTATTAAAAGAAGAGGAGCTAGTCATTCCTGAAAAATCTGTAGAAGATCTAGAAGGAGAAATTCAAAGGTTTAAAGAAGCTATTGAAAAATCTAAAACTCAACTAGAGAAAGTAAAAGATTTAGCAGAACAAAAAATGGGCAAAGATAAAGCTGAAATTTTTGCTGCCCATCTATTAGTATTAGCTGATCCAGAATTAATAAATAATGTAGAAAATGGAATTAAATCAGAAAAGAAAAACGCAGAATTTATTCTGGATAAAACGGTAAAAACCTTTGTTCAAATCTTTGAGTCTATGGATAATGAATACATGAAAGAAAGGGCTGCCGATATCAAAGATGTGGGGACAAGGGTACTGAAGAATCTAATGGGAATTGAAATGGTCAATATCAGCAAATTAGATAATGAAGTTATTATAGTAGCCCATGACTTAGCGCCTTCCGACACAGCACAAATGGATAAAGAAAAAGTATTAGGTTTTGTAACTGACATCGGAGGTAGAACTTCCCATACAGCGATTATGGCAAGGAGCCTTGAGATTCCCGCAGTTGTAGGATTAGGAGATATCACTTTAAAAGTAAAAAATGGCGATTACTTAATTATAGATGGGGATAAAGGCCATGTTTTAATAAATCCCGATGAAGAGACCATTGAAAAATATCGACAAGAAAAGCAAAGATATGAAGAGTATAGAGCTAGACTGTTACAACTAAAAGATTTACCTACAAAAACTAAAGATGGTAAACAAGTTGAATTAGCTGCCAATATAGGTACTCCTAAAGACTTAGCTGGAGTAATAAAAAATGGTGGTGAAGGAATCGGACTTTACCGTACAGAATTTTTATACATGGATAGAACTTCACTACCTACAGAAGAAGAACAATTTGAAGCCTATAAAACTGTCCTTGAAGGAATGGAAGGAAAACCAGTAGTTATTAGAACATTGGATATAGGTGGGGATAAGGAAATCCCATATCTAAATTTACCTAAAGAAATGAATCCCTTCCTAGGCTATAGAGCTTTAAGGATATGTTTAGACAAAAAAGAAATTTTTAAAACCCAATTAAGGGCTTTGCTCCGGGCTTCAGTTTACGGTAATTTAAAAATTATGTATCCTATGGTATCAGCTTTAGAAGAAGTTAGACAAGCCAATGAAGTCTTAGAGGAAGTAAAAAGGGAATTAGATAATGAAGGTATACCATACAGTAAAAACTTTGAAGTAGGGATAATGATTGAAATACCTACAGCAGCTTTAATTAGTGATATTTTAGCTAAGGAAGTAGATTTCTTTAGTATTGGAACCAACGATTTAATCCAATACTCCACTGCTGTAGATAGGATGAACCAAACAATCGCCCATTTATATTCACCATATCATCCAGGGGTATTAAGGATGATCAAAATGGTAATTGACAACGGCCACAAAGAAGGTATCTGGGTAGGTATGTGTGGAGAGGCTGCTGGAGAGTTACCATTAATCCCACTATTTTTAGGTATGGGATTAGATGAATTTTCCATGAGTGCCACTTCTATTTTACCGGCTAGAGAACTTATTTCTAAATTAACTCTAGATCAAGTTAAGGAAATAGCTGAAAAAGCCCTTTCTTTATCAACGGCAGCAGAAATTGAACAATATTTAAAATCTATAGTAGAATAG
- a CDS encoding DUF4130 domain-containing protein, translating into MIYTYSNTVNDILKAGFLYCHTKNLPIYQKEEEHSLFIHEKIPVSQIPWSEILSLNKGFPQKKKELLQDEFLKLIFLNLRHKGEDKYPLILQGIVEVLNMPLKVWLTGITDVGKTLEKRKGIVAREIHKMVGFIRFVPIEKDFLIGTALLEHQTADLILINFRKRYPSYSLGLVLQDKALVLNKDNTFSVEDGKKYLEKITKDQFHKVWKEYYNSQYIEERKNIKYVQKNIPKKYWHWLTEGEIILSKK; encoded by the coding sequence ATGATTTATACTTATAGTAACACCGTTAATGACATCTTAAAAGCAGGTTTCCTCTACTGCCATACTAAAAACTTGCCTATTTATCAAAAAGAAGAAGAACACTCCCTTTTTATCCACGAAAAGATCCCCGTCTCCCAAATTCCTTGGTCTGAAATTTTATCTTTAAATAAAGGGTTCCCTCAAAAAAAGAAAGAACTCCTGCAAGATGAGTTTCTTAAACTTATTTTTTTAAATTTAAGACATAAAGGTGAAGATAAATATCCTTTAATTCTCCAAGGAATTGTGGAAGTTCTAAATATGCCTTTAAAGGTTTGGTTAACAGGAATTACAGATGTTGGTAAAACTTTAGAAAAACGGAAAGGGATAGTTGCTAGGGAAATTCATAAAATGGTAGGATTCATACGTTTTGTGCCAATAGAAAAAGATTTTCTCATTGGAACTGCTTTATTAGAACACCAAACGGCAGATTTAATTCTCATCAATTTTAGAAAAAGGTACCCATCTTACAGTTTAGGTTTAGTACTGCAAGACAAAGCTTTAGTGTTAAATAAAGATAATACTTTTTCAGTGGAAGATGGCAAAAAATACTTAGAAAAAATTACTAAAGATCAATTCCATAAAGTTTGGAAAGAATATTATAATTCCCAATACATTGAGGAAAGAAAGAATATTAAATATGTGCAGAAAAATATTCCCAAAAAATACTGGCATTGGTTAACAGAAGGTGAAATAATCCTTTCAAAAAAATAA
- a CDS encoding putative DNA modification/repair radical SAM protein produces the protein MDSYEKLIILGTAAKYDVCASTSTPNTKKFSPFGLGRTTVHGICHSFTPDGRCISLLKVLLTNYCQKDCLYCPNRKDRDIKRTSFYPEELAKVFIEFYQRNYVEGLFLSSGIKNDTDSTMDDLIKTVEILRYKYQYNGYIHLKILPGAKDEHIETACKLANRVSINCETPDEKFLNKLSLAKSYQKDILTPMATIKKYLHKYNITQTTQFIVGAAGEKDVDILNRVNNLYQNFKVKRAYFSAFSPIANTPLEKEKQTPLTRENRLYQSDFLLRLYGFKLEDLPFKNGYLPDDLDPKLAFALNNLHLFPIEINKAPIKELLKVPGIGPISAKRILTLRREFAITNPQMLKNLGVVLKRALPFLTFQGKCYGDIDSLVSKKTEPIQLSWDFLEGDKE, from the coding sequence ATGGACAGTTACGAAAAACTAATTATATTAGGGACTGCTGCTAAGTACGATGTCTGTGCCTCAACTTCCACACCTAATACCAAAAAATTTTCTCCTTTTGGCTTAGGAAGGACAACAGTCCATGGTATTTGTCATTCCTTTACCCCCGATGGTCGCTGTATTTCCCTACTTAAAGTTTTGCTGACAAATTATTGCCAAAAGGATTGCCTTTACTGTCCTAACAGAAAAGATAGGGATATTAAAAGGACTAGCTTTTACCCTGAAGAACTAGCAAAGGTTTTTATTGAATTTTATCAACGAAATTATGTAGAAGGACTTTTTTTAAGTTCTGGTATTAAAAATGACACCGATTCGACTATGGATGATTTAATAAAGACAGTAGAAATTCTCCGTTATAAATATCAATATAATGGTTACATTCATTTAAAAATCCTTCCCGGTGCTAAAGATGAACACATCGAAACTGCATGTAAGTTGGCTAATAGAGTTTCAATAAATTGTGAAACCCCTGATGAAAAATTTTTAAATAAACTAAGTTTAGCTAAATCTTACCAAAAAGATATTTTAACTCCTATGGCGACTATTAAAAAATACCTCCATAAATATAATATTACCCAAACTACCCAGTTTATCGTAGGAGCTGCCGGAGAAAAGGATGTAGACATATTAAATAGAGTTAATAATCTATACCAAAATTTCAAAGTTAAAAGGGCCTATTTTTCAGCTTTTTCTCCAATAGCAAATACTCCTTTAGAAAAGGAAAAACAGACTCCTTTAACTAGGGAAAACCGCCTTTATCAAAGTGATTTTCTCTTAAGACTTTATGGCTTTAAATTAGAAGATTTACCCTTCAAAAATGGCTATTTGCCCGATGATTTAGACCCCAAATTAGCCTTTGCCTTAAATAACCTCCATTTATTTCCTATAGAAATAAATAAAGCACCTATAAAAGAATTGTTGAAGGTGCCGGGAATTGGACCTATTAGCGCTAAAAGAATTTTAACCCTTAGAAGGGAGTTTGCTATAACCAATCCACAAATGCTAAAAAATCTAGGGGTAGTTTTAAAGCGGGCTTTACCTTTTCTAACATTCCAAGGAAAGTGTTATGGGGATATCGATAGTTTAGTAAGTAAAAAAACAGAACCAATTCAGCTTAGTTGGGATTTCTTAGAAGGTGATAAGGAATGA
- a CDS encoding ArsR/SmtB family transcription factor, which produces MELLQIQVKFFKALAHPIRLKILEKLAKGPLCVCELNEDIEFSQGNLSQHLKILKDAYIIDNRKEGLKVFYFIRDEKVLAVMGESKDIIKSFYENISKA; this is translated from the coding sequence ATGGAACTTTTACAAATACAAGTAAAATTCTTTAAAGCACTAGCCCATCCCATACGCCTTAAAATACTAGAAAAATTAGCCAAAGGACCTTTATGTGTCTGTGAACTCAATGAAGATATAGAATTTTCCCAAGGGAATTTGTCCCAGCATTTAAAAATATTAAAGGATGCCTATATAATAGATAACAGAAAAGAAGGGTTGAAAGTATTTTACTTTATCAGGGATGAAAAGGTGCTAGCTGTTATGGGAGAAAGTAAAGATATTATTAAAAGTTTTTATGAAAATATTAGTAAGGCCTAA
- a CDS encoding thioredoxin family protein: protein MVIKVLGSGCLKCNKLEEAARKAVEELGIDAKIEKVQDFKDIMAYGVMQTPALVVNEQVKVMGKVPSVEEIKKLLK from the coding sequence ATGGTTATTAAAGTATTAGGCTCAGGTTGTTTAAAGTGTAATAAGTTGGAGGAGGCAGCAAGAAAAGCAGTTGAAGAGTTAGGGATTGATGCTAAAATCGAAAAAGTTCAAGATTTCAAAGATATTATGGCCTATGGAGTTATGCAAACCCCTGCCTTGGTAGTAAATGAACAAGTAAAGGTTATGGGTAAAGTTCCTTCAGTTGAAGAAATAAAAAAATTATTAAAATAA